The sequence TTTGTATTATGGAAGCCAGCTAAAGATGTTGACCATTGTTTTGATAGCCCTTTTGGGCTAGGGCGCCCAGGTTGGCATATTGAGTGTTCAGCAATGAGCTATAAATATTTAGGAGATAGTTTTGATATTCATGGAGGTGGGGTGGATCTAATATTTCCTCATCACAGCAATGAAATTGCCCAGAGTTGCTGCGCATATCCAAATAGTAAATATGCTAAATATTGGGTTCATAATGGCTTCTTAACAGTTAATGGTGAGAAGATGAGTAAATCTCTAGGAAACTTCGTTACCACTTCTGATATTTTAGACAAAGGTATTAGCGGAGAAGTTATTCGCTATATATTGCTTAATTCTCATTACCGAAAACCAATTGACTGGAATGATAAAGCATTAAATGATGCTAAAAAAGCTTTAGATAGCTTCTATCGAGTGTTGCAAAAATTAGATATTGATGATGGAGAAATACCTCAAGAGTTTTATAATACTTTACTTGATGACTTAAACACTCCTCAGAGCTTTGCTATGCTTCATGAATATGTTCACGAATTTAATAAGACAAATAATCCAAGATTGGCTGCAAAACTGAAAGCTTGTGGAAAGTTACTAGGTTTTTTTGAAAGCAACCCTGATTCTTGGTTCAAAGATTCTTCAGTTGATGCTAAATATATTGAAGAACAAATCCTTAAGCGTTCAGAGGCTAAAGCTCAAAAAAATTGGCAAGAGGCTGACTTTATTCGTGATAGCCTTAAAGAAAAAGGAGTTATCTTGGAAGATTTACCAGGCGGAAAATGCATTTGGAGGAAATCTTAAGCATAATGAACAACCCATGCTGTTACTCATACAACCATCCAGCGTTTTTTTTCTTCTGCTAATTTACCATTTTTAATCGCTTCTCTTATTGCGGTCATCATTTTATTCATAAAATGGACATTATGGATGGTAAGTAGATTTGCGGCTAATAATTCTTTGGCTTTTAGTAGATGATGGATATATCCTTTGCTATGATGCTTGCAGGTGTGGCAGCTGCAGTCTGGTTCAATAGGGGTAAAATCATCTTTAAATTTAGCGTTGTTTAAATTAAGATGTTCTTTTTTCTGATCTTCTCTGTTTTCTGGTCTTGCTAGAGCACCACCATGGCGAGCAAGCCTAGTTGGGTGAACACAATCAAATGTGTCAATACCATGCTCAACTCCATTGAAAACATCAGAGATTCCACCAATTCCTAACAAATGGATAGGACGGCTACGTTCTAGAATTTCAGTGGTCATTGCCACTACATCATACATTTGGTTTTTGTCTGCGCCTAAAGATCCACCGACAGCATGGCCAAAGAATGGTTTAGAATTAACATAATCACAGCTTTCTTGGCGTAGATCAGAATATACTCCACCTTGAATAATTCCGTATAACTTTTGTTTACCATTATCATGTTTATTAAATTCAGCTAAGCTACGGGAGGCCCAGCGATGGCTCATTCTCATTGAATTTGTAGTATATCCCTTATCAACATGAAATGGTGTGCATTCATCTAGCACTACCACAAAGTCAGGTCCAAGCATTCTTTGAATTTCAACAGAGCGCTCAGGGCTTAAGAAATAAGTTTTTCCGTCAATGTAGGAACGAAACTTGGCTCCTTCTTCGGTGATTTTTAATAATGTTTTAGGGCGATTACTACAACGTTTTCCTTTGATTTCTGAAGCAATAGATCCATGACCTAAGCTAAATATTTGAAATCCACCAGAATCAGTCAGCATTGGGCCATTCCAACCCATAAATTTATGCAATCCTCCAGCTTTTTCTATCACT is a genomic window of Rickettsiales bacterium containing:
- the tgt gene encoding tRNA guanosine(34) transglycosylase Tgt — its product is MTKFSFKYHCPNPNSKARLGELETPHGIVQTPAFIFCATKAAIKGLHPEQMKLEGTQFILSNTYHLMLQPGPEVIEKAGGLHKFMGWNGPMLTDSGGFQIFSLGHGSIASEIKGKRCSNRPKTLLKITEEGAKFRSYIDGKTYFLSPERSVEIQRMLGPDFVVVLDECTPFHVDKGYTTNSMRMSHRWASRSLAEFNKHDNGKQKLYGIIQGGVYSDLRQESCDYVNSKPFFGHAVGGSLGADKNQMYDVVAMTTEILERSRPIHLLGIGGISDVFNGVEHGIDTFDCVHPTRLARHGGALARPENREDQKKEHLNLNNAKFKDDFTPIEPDCSCHTCKHHSKGYIHHLLKAKELLAANLLTIHNVHFMNKMMTAIREAIKNGKLAEEKKRWMVV
- the cysS gene encoding cysteine--tRNA ligase; translated protein: MQLYLYNSLSKKKELFIPLDSNKIGMYVCGPTVYDYPHIGNALAVVIYDVLFRLLKKIYGEKNVIYIRNITDVDDKIINSAIAQKISINELTSKITNIFQENMAELNCLSPTIEPKATQHIPEMIEMIERLISNEYAYISNGHVYFRVHKFAQYGDLSGRHLKDLVVGARVEVSEDKENPEDFVLWKPAKDVDHCFDSPFGLGRPGWHIECSAMSYKYLGDSFDIHGGGVDLIFPHHSNEIAQSCCAYPNSKYAKYWVHNGFLTVNGEKMSKSLGNFVTTSDILDKGISGEVIRYILLNSHYRKPIDWNDKALNDAKKALDSFYRVLQKLDIDDGEIPQEFYNTLLDDLNTPQSFAMLHEYVHEFNKTNNPRLAAKLKACGKLLGFFESNPDSWFKDSSVDAKYIEEQILKRSEAKAQKNWQEADFIRDSLKEKGVILEDLPGGKCIWRKS